In Salmo salar chromosome ssa15, Ssal_v3.1, whole genome shotgun sequence, one genomic interval encodes:
- the LOC106571771 gene encoding syntaxin-11-like yields MDSILEEAHSIRQEISLLHLEVESLVKHNERIGTTVHSLTIIKHDSNSITRGIHQHGEALYVRLQALGVQSCELEEKHGPNAAMSRIANTQHANLTQAFHATIAGYNQVEEAQREMWSSRFQRQASIMGKEVTEKQLDTLTENGGEGWGELSQSLQTEGQSSRWALCEIKGRQKELVELETRLREVHDLFQQMAMLGGL; encoded by the exons ATGGACAGTATCCTGGAGGAGGCCCACTCCATACGCCAGGAGATCTCCCTGCTCCACCTGGAGGTGGAGAGCCTGGTCAAGCACAATGAGCGCATTGGCACCACAGTCCACAGTCTGACCATCAtcaagcatgactccaactccATCACCAGGGGGATCCACCAGCATGGCGAAGCCCTGTACGTCAGACTCCAGGCcctgggggtgcagagctgtgaGCTGGAGGAGAAACACGGACCCAATGCCGCCATGTCCCGCATCGCCAACACCCAGCACGCCAACCTCACCCAGGCCTTCCATGCCACCATAGCAGGATACAACCAGGTCGAGGAGGCCCAAAGAGAAATGTGGAGCTCACGCTTCCAGAGACAGGCCTCTATCATGGGCAAGGAGGTGACCGAGAAGCAGCTGGACACGCTGACAGAGAATGGGGGTGAAGGCTGGGGGGAGCTGTCCCAGAGCCTGCAGACCGAGGGGCAGTCATCCCGCTGGGCTCTGTGTGAGATAAAAGGAAGGCAAAAGGAGTTGGTAGAGCTAGAGACCAGGCTGAGGGAAGTGCATGATCTGTTCCAGCAGATGGCCATGTTgggagg tctgtaa